The genomic DNA TGAGATACATCTCGCCCTGGGCGTTGTCCGTGGTGACCTTGGCGAGCGCGTCGCGAAGGGCGGCGATGTCGAAGGCGTAGACGCCCCCATTGAACTCGCGGATGGCCCGCTGCTGCTCGGTGGCGTCCTTGTGCTCGACGATCGCGAGGACCTCACCCCCCTCGCCGCGCACGACACGGCCGTACCCGGAGGCGTCCTCGACGACGGCCGTCAGGACCGTCACCTTGTTCCCGGACGAGGTGTGGTCCTCGGCGAGGCGGCGCAGGGCCTCCCCCGTCATGAGCGGCGTGTCCCCGCTCGTGACCAGGACGGTCCCCTCCGTCACGCCTGCGGCCTCAAGGGCCTCGAGCCCGGCCTGCACGGCGCGTCCGGTGCCCGGGATCTCGTCCTGGTCGGCGATGAGAATGTCGGCGTCAGTCGCCAGGGCGTGCTCCACGACGCGGTCGCGCTGGTGGCGGACGACGACGGCGACCTGCTCGGGGTCAACCCCGCGGGCCGCGCGGATGGCATGGGCGAGCATGGAGCGCCCGCCGATGGCGTGGAGGACCTTGGGCTTCTCGGACTTCATCCGGGTGCCGGCCCCGGCTGCCAGGACGATCACGCTCGGGCGGGTGGATGCGCTCATTGACTCTGGGCTCCTTGAACGTTGGGGTCTGGGCCTGTGCGGCTCGGGGGAACCGTTCAGGCCCCGTTGTTCCGCCCTTAGGATTCGAACCTAAACTGCACGGCTCCAAAGGCCGGCGTGCTGCCGTTACACCAGGGCGGACCAGCCGGGATGCTCTCTCGACACAGATGTTCATTATGCCATTACCCTCCAGCCAGATTGGCTCATCGCAGAGGCGGTTGTCCGTGGTTGGATGGAGTGACCAGTCGCCCTTCGAGGTTGACCAAGCGAGAGGATGACCCAGACATGGCAGAAGATTCAGTGAAGATCGCGGTTATCGGCTGCGGCTATCTCGGGGCCGTTCACGCCGCATGCATGGCCAGCCTGGGCCACGATGTGATCGGCATCGACGTTGACGCCAACAAGATCGCGCGGCTTCAAGCTGGGGAAGCACCGTTCTTCGAGCCACAGCTCAACGAGCTCCTCGTCGAAGGCCAAAGCGCGAGCTCACTCTCCTTTGCTCACTCCTCTACCCACGCCTCTGAAGCCGATGTGATCTTCATCTGCGTGGGCACTCCCCAGCGAGAAGGGGACTACGCGGCGAACCTGGACTACCTTGATGCTGCCTTCCGCTCGGCAGCCGCTGTAGCCAAAGAGGGCGCCTTGTTGGTCGGGAAATCCACCGTTCCCGTCGGCACTGCTGAACGGCTGAGGCGCGAGATCGCGCTGACCCGTCCCGACCTCACCGTCATGTGGAACCCCGAGTTCCTGCGGGAGGGGCACGCAGTCTCTGACACGCTCGGGCCTGACCGCCTCGTATACGGGGTCGCTAACGGGGACGATGAGGCTGTCGAGCGCCTCGACGCTGTCTACGCTCGTCTCCTCAGCGAAGGCACCCCGAGACTCATCGTCAACCTGCCCACCGCCGAGCTGGTCAAAACTGCCGCAAATTCCTTCCTGGCCACGAAGATCAGCTTCATCAACGCCATGGCTGAGCTCTGCGAGGCCTCTGGCGCAGATGTCACCCTCCTTGCAGATGCGATCGGTCGCGACGAGCGGATTGGGCGCCGCTTCCTCAACGCTGGAATCGGCTTTGGCGGGGGGTGTCTTCCGAAGGACATTCGCGCCTTCTCAGCTCGTGCGGGTGAAATCGGGGCAGACGAGGCGCTGACCTTCTTACGCGAGATTGACCTGATCAATCTCCGCCGACGCAACCGGGCTGTCGAGGCCATAGCGGCCATGTGCGGCGGCTCGCTCTTGGGCAAACGGATTGGTGTCCTCGGGGCCTCTTTCAAGCCTGAATCTGACGACGTCAGAGACTCCCCCGCCCTGAGCATCGCGCAGCAGCTCCAGCTCCAGGGAGCAAGCGTGCGGGTATACGACCCAGAGGCCATGGAGAACGCCTCGAGGCGCTTCCCCGAGCTGCGCTATGTCGCGGATTGGCAGAGCGCGGTAGCGGGGGCAGACGTTGTTGCCGTCCTCACAGAGTGGACCCAGTTCACAGAGCTCTCACCTGAAGCCCTGTCGACTCACGTGCGGTCCCAGGCGCTCTTCGACGGTCGAAACGCCTTCGACCCAGCCACCTTCCGGGAAGCTGGCTGGGTCTACCGCGGCGTCGGACGCTGACCCCTCGTCACGAGCGGTAGCGACGCTCCAGCCGGTCCACCACGGACGAGACGCCGAACGCGGAGCGGACATACTGCTGCGCGCGCTCACCCAGGCTGGTTCGCGCTTCGGGGGATGAGAGAAGGGGGCGGAGTGCTGCAGCCAGCTCTTCTGCCCCGCCATCGTAAGCCACCCCTGCGTCCGCGTTGACGATACCCGGGGCGATGCCACAATCGCTGCGCATGACAACAGGCAGTCCCACAGCCTGGGCTTCGATGATGGTCATCCCGAACGGCTCTCGTTCGGCCGGGAGGACATACACACCCGCCTGCGCCATCCGGCCTGCCGTCTGGTCCGGCGCCAGCGGCCCCTCCCAGCGGACGCGTCGCGCTAGAGCAGGATCCGCAGCAAGCACGCGGTTGATTGCCTCGACTTCTCCCTCATCTGGGCCCACAAGGGAGAACGTCCACTCGGGGAAATCGGCAGCGAGGAGCTTCGCCGCCTGAACGAAGTCCATCGGCCTCTTCCGGGGGGCGAGGCGCGCGAGATACAGGACATCTGTCTTCTCTGCGGGATTCGCTTGGGGACGGGGCTCATCAAAGTCCAAACCGTTCGGCAAGACTTCAACCTGAGCCTTGGGCTCAACCTTGAGAAGCTCAGCCCGCTCCGTTTCCACGAGGGCGTAGACAACATCGGCGCGCGAAAGGGCGCGTCGGACAACCACGGAATCGAGGATCTTCGCGCTCTTCTTGGAGTTGGGAACCACCATCCCGTGGGTCTGCGCCACGTACTTACGCCGAGCCGCCAAGACCGCTGCGGCGGCCGGGACGAGCACGAGGTCCCGGGCGAAGTGAAGGTGCACTGCATCGAAGCGGGACAGGTTGGCCAGGAGCCACGGCGCCATCGTGGGAGCAGACACGCCCGCGAATCCTGCCCCAGGAAGGACCTGCACGGCCGGGAAGAGCTTGACGGGAACGCCGTGGAACTCGCGCGGCAACTCCCCCTCAAATCCCCGCGCCCCGGCAACAAGAAGGACCTCGTGTCCGCGCCGCATAAGCTCCCGGAGCTGGATCAGAGCCACACGGAGAGGCCCCCCAAGCTCCCCATCGGGTGTCACGAGAGTGACGACATGCAGGATTTTCATGCTTGGGTGCTCTTCGGCTCACGGACGTCAGCCTTGGGTGCCAGGACCTTTGCGCCAGAAGGGACGTCCTTGACGACGAGCGCCTGAGCCCCGACGAGGACGTCGTCGCCCACCGTTACCCCCCGCAGAATTGTTGACCGAGCGGCAAGCCAAGAGCGGGCCCCGATGGTGATCGGAGCATTGTCGAACTCAAAGTTGTCATGGTCAAAGAGGTGGCTGCCCGTGCAGAGGAAAACCTCCTGGGAGACGCAGGTGTTGTTGCCGATGCGAACAGGCTCAAGATTGAGGATCCATGCCCCTTCCCCAATCCAGACCGAGTCCTCAAGCTCAAGCTTCCACGGCCAGTGAATTCGAACCCGGTGCCGAACGAGGCAATCCCGCCCGATCTTGGCGCCGAACATGCGCAGGACAGACATTCGCACCTTGGGAGGGCACCACCAATGCTGGAGAACAGCCCCCTGCGTGGCCAGCCATGCGGCTTGAACCAGCTTGCTCCGCCCCTTGTCATAGCCAACGCCCGTAAACCCGCGCAGATCCTTCATCTTCCTTCTTCCGCTGATCGATAGGTCGTCATCGCACCAATTCTATGCGGCCCCGCCGCCCAGGCTTGGCACCGGCCACCCCTCGATCTACACTCAGTATCGAAAGTATGTTCGAATGAGTGGGGGCGTTCATGACTGCGCAGACGGCGCTGAACCCGGGGACAGCGAGGGTCTGGACCTCGGCTGCCGGCGCGCCCTCGCGTCTCGTCTGGAACGGCCGCCGCTTCGTCGTCGTCTCCAAGCCCATCCCCTGGATGGCCCGGGATGCGTGGTGGGAGACCGCCGCCAGGGCCCCCATGGGAGAGGGCGCGGAGATGGTCAACCGGCCCATGTGGCAGGTCCAGGCGCGCGCGCTCGAGGACGGGGAGCTGCTCATCTTCGACCTCGCCGTCACACAGGGCCCCGTCTGGCCCGTCACCGGGATCTTCGACTAGGGGCACGGGATGGAGAGATTCACGCACCTCAACGTCGCGAGCGCCTACTCCGCGCACCACGGGACGAGCCACCCTGAGGCCCTGGTGGAGGCGGCCCACGCCGCGGGCGCCGAGGCCGCGGCCATCACGGACCGGGACGGCATCTACGGCGCTGTCCGGCACATCCGGGCATGCCTCGCTGCGGGGCTGGCCCCCGTCGTCGGCGTCAACCTCCAGGTGCGCGCGGAGGGCGAGCTGTCCGAGGTGTCGGTTCTGGCCCACGGCCAGAACGCGGGAGCGGGCTGGGCCGGGCTCGTGCGCCTGATCTCCGCCGCGCACTCCCCCCGGCGCCGCGGCCTGCGCTCCGCCCACGGGACGGCGCACCGGGACGCATGGATCACCCCCGAGCAGGCACCCCTCTTCCTCCTGGGGGAGAACGGCCCCACGAGCACCGTGCTGCTCGGCCCCCGGTCAGAGGTCGGGTCCGCCGTCCTGGCCGGGGACCCAGAGCGCGCCCGGCGGCTCCTGTCCGCGTGGGAGGCGCGGATGCCCGGCGGGGTGGCACTGGAGGTCGTCTGCCACTACGCCAAGCCCGGCCAGTCCGGAAGCCTCCAGCACGCGGCCGCCATGGCGCGCCTCGCCCACTCGGCTGGGATTCCCGCCGTCCTGACCAACGCCGTGCGCTACCTGACCCCTGACGACGCCCTGACGGGGGACGTCCTGGACTCGGCCGCGCAGCTGCTCCCCCTGGGCGCCTACCCGCCCCAGCCCAACGGCCAGGCGTGGCTCAAGCCTGCTGGCATGATGCGGCGGATGGCCTTCCAGATCGCCGAGTACGCGGGCCTGGGCCGGCAGTTCGCCGTGGACCTCCTCTCCCGGACCGAGGAGACGGCGGAGCGCTGCCGGCTGGACCCGGACGCAGACCTCCGGTGGCGTCAGCCCAAGGTCCCCGAGCTCGAGGTTCTCGGCCTGGCCGGGCAGGACCCCGCGCAGGTCCTGCGTCAGCGATGCGAGGCGGCCGTCCTCGAGCGGTACCCGGCGGCGGGCGGCGCAGAGCTCACGCGCATCCGGGAGCGCCTCGAGATGGAGCTGTCCACCATCGGCGGGTTCGGCTTCGAGACCTACTTCCTCACCGTCGCCGAGGTCGTCGCCCTCATCCGGGGCATGGGCGTCAGGGCCCAGGCCCGGGGGTCGGGAGCGGGCAGCCTCGTCAACTACCTCCTGCGGATCGGGAGCGTGGACCCGCTGGAGCATGACCTGCTGTTCGAGCGCTTCCTCGGCACGGCGCGAAGCACCCTGCCGGACATCGACATCGACATCGAGTCCGCCCGCAGGCACGAGGTCTACCGGGCTGTCTTCGAGCGGTTCGGGCATCACCGGACCACCCTGCTGTCCATGCAGAACGCCTACCGGGCGCGGGGCGCCGTGCGGGACGCCGGCCAGGCGCTGAGCCTCGGGGAGGAGCAGATCACCCAGATCGCCGAGAGCCTGTGGCGCTACAACGCCCGGGACCTCCGCGCGGCGCTGTCCACCAAGCCGGAGCTGCGGGACGTGGCCGCCCAGATCGCCTCCGAGCCGCGCCTCGACCTCCTCGTGGACTTGAGCGAACGGCTTGACCGGCTCCCCCGCCACATCTCCATGCACCCCTGCGGCGTCATTCTCGGGGACAGCACCCTTCTCTCCGTGACGCCCACCCAGCCCTCGGGGATCGGCCTGCCCATGGCTCAACTGGACAAGGACGACATCGACGACATGGGCCTCATCAAGATCGACATCCTGGGCGTGCGCATGCAGTCTGCCCTCGCGTACGCGGTCGGGGAGATCGCGCGCGTCAACGGCCCGGAGGCCGCGGTGGCGGGCGGGCTGCCGGCGGACGCCCCGTACGTCTCCGCTGACGGAACGGTGGACTTGGACTCCATTCCGCACGACGACGAGCCCACGTTCCAGCTCATCCGCAGCACTCACACCCTCGGCTGCTTCCAGATCGAGTCCCCGGGCCAGCGGTCCCTGCTCGGGCGCCTCCAGCCGGACCAGTACGAGGACCTCATCGCCGACATTAGCCTGTTCCGTCCCGGTCCCATGAAGAGCAACATGGTGGCGCCCTTCATCCGGGCCAAGCACAGCTCCCGCATCCCCAACGTGCTCCACGAGCGCTTCCGCCCGTTCCTCTCGGAGTCCTACGGGGTGGTGATCTACCACGAGCAGGTCCTGCGGATCTTCGCGGAGACCATGGACATCAGCCTCACGGAGGCGGACGAGCTCCGCCGCTCCCTGAGCCGGGAGGGGGAGCGGATCGAGGCGGACTTCCGGGCCCGTGCGGGCGCCAAGGTGGACGCGGACGGGCGCCGCGTGTACACGGACCGGGACGTCGAGTCCATCTGGGAGACGCTGCGCTCCTTCGGCTCGTTCGGCTTCTGCAAGGCGCACGGGGCCGCGTTTGCCCTGCCCACCTACCAGTCCGCGTGGCTCAAGGCCCACTATCCCGTGGAGTTCCTGACGGGGGTCCTCGAGCACGACCCGGGGATGTATCCCCGCAGGCTCCTCATGGCCGAGGCCCGGCGGATGGGCATCCCGATCCTGCCGCTGGACGTGAACCGCTCGCTAGACCGCTACCGGGCAGAGAGCCTCGGGGACGCGGAGGGCTCCAAGGGGATTCGGCTGTCCCTGAAGGACATCAAGGGCATCCAGGCCGGGGAGGTCCAGCGCCTCGTGGCCGGGCAGCCCTATTCCTCCATCACGGACGTCTACCACCGCGCCCAGCCGTCGCGCCCCCTCATGCTCCAGCTCGCCCAGCTCGGCGCCTTCGATTCCCTCACCTCCGGGGACGCGCAAGGGGCCCGGCGCGGGAGTGCCATCGCCTACGTCCGTCAGCTCACGGCCCGCTCCCGGGTCTCAAGGCCGCAGGCACCCCGGGATCAGCTCGCCCTCCTCAGCGAGCGGGACCTCATGGACGCCTCCATCCCGGACCCGAGCCAGGAGGAGCGGACCGCACTGGAGCTGGACCTGCTCTCCACGGAGGTCTCGGAGCATCTCATCGAGTCCTACCGCCCCCTCCTCGACGAGCTGGGGGTGACGCGGGCCAGCGAGCTCGCCTCACTCCGCCACAAGTCCCCCGTGCTCGTGGCGGGGATGCGGGTGGCCACGCAGACCCCTCCCATGCGCTCTGGGCGGCGGACGGTCTTCATCAGTGTCGACGACGGGACTGGCGTCATCGACACCACGTTCTTCGAGGAGGCCCAGGAGCGGACGGGCCCGGTCCTCTTCGGCACGCAACTGCTCCTCATCCAGGGCACGGTCTCGCACTTGGGCGAACGAGACACATCCATCCTCGCGGAGGAGGCCAAGGACCTCAAGGCCGTCTGGGCCCAGTGGAGCGCGCTTCGGAGGGGCCGCTCAGACGATCAGGCCGCCGCTTATGCCTAGTCCCCTGCCGTCTCGAGCGCCTCCAGCCACTGGAGCTCCAGCTCCTCGCGGCTGGCCTCCGTGGCCCGCAGCTCTGCGTTGACACGATTAATCGCTTCATAGTCGGACCCCGTGGCCAGCTCGGCGAGCTCCGCGTGGAGCTTCGCCTCGGCGGCCTCGGTCTTCGCGATCTGCCGCTCGAGCTTGGCGGCGTCCTTCCGGGCCTGCCTCCGCTCGGCCTCGCTGGGCCCTCCCTTCGGGGCGTCAGCGCTGGCCGGCGCCCCCGAGCCGGCGGCGTTCAGCCCCGCGGCCCCGTCGTCGCCCTCCATGACCCGGAGGGAGCCGCTGCCCGCCCGGACGCCTTCCATCTCATTGCGAAGCTGAAGGTACTGGTCAACGCCGCCCGGCAGGCCGCGGATCTTCCCGTCTCCCAGGAGGGCCACCTGGTGGTCCGTGACGCGCTCCAGAAGGTAGCGGTCGTGGGAGACGACCACGAGGGTGCCAGGCCAGGAGTCCAGGACGTCCTCGACGGCCGCGAGGGTGTCGGTGTCGAGGTCGTTCGTGGGCTCGTCCAGCATGAGGACGTTGGGCTCGCCCACGAGGAGACGCAGCAGCTGAAGGCGGCGCCGCTCTCCGCCCGAGAGCTCGGAGACGCGTGTCCACTGCTTCTCCCGCGTGAAGCCGAGCTGCTCCACGAGCTGCCCCGCGGACACCTCCTTGCCGCCGATCTCGAAGACCTGCCGCTCCCGCTGGATGACCTCAATGACCCGCAGGTGCTTGAGCTCGTCGAGCTCCCGCACCTCCTGGGTGAGGACTGCCGGGACCACCGTCTTGCCGCGCCTGATCCGCCCGGAGTCCGGCTCGATCTCCCCCGAGAAGAGCCGCAGAAGGCTGGACTTGCCGGCGCCGTTGACGCCGACGACGCCGATCCGCTCGCCCGGCGCGAGGCGCAGGGTCACGTTGTCGAAAATGGTCTTCCCGGACAGCGTGAGGCTGATGTCCTCGGCGTCGAAGACGTCCTTGCCGAGGCGGGCCGTGGCCATGGAGCGCAAGGACACGGAGTCGCGGGGGTCCGGAACGTCGGAGATGATCTCGTTCGCGGCCTCGATGCGGAACTTCGGCTTGGACGTCCGGGCCGGGGCACCGCGGCGCAGCCAGGCCAGCTCCTTCTTCATGAGCTGCTGGCGCTTGTTCTCCACGACCGACGCCATGCGGTCCCGCTCCGCCCGGGCGAGGACGTAGGCCGCGTACCCGCCGTCGAAGTGGTCGACGACCCCGTCGTGCACCTCCCACGTCAGGGTGCACACCTCGTCGAGGAACCAGCGGTCGTGAGTGACGACGAGCAGCGCGCCGTCGTTGGCCCGCCAGCGCTTCTTGATGTGCTGTGCGAGCCAGGCGACGCCCTCGATGTCGAGATGGTTCGTGGGCTCGTCAAGCATGATGACATCGTGGTCCCCGGCCAGGAGGCGGGCCAGGGCCACGCGGCGCCGCTGACCTCCGGACAGGGTCCCCACGCGGGACCCCAAGTCGAGCTCCGCGACGAGGCCGTTCATGATGTCGCGGATGCGGGCGTCCGAGGCCCACTCGTGGTCCTCCGCGTCCCCGACGAGCGCGTAGCGGACGGTCCAGTCCGGGTCGAGGACGTCCTGCTGGTCCAAGTACCCAACGCGCAGCCCGCCGCGGTGCGTCACACGCCCCGAGTCCGGGGTCTGACGCTGGGCGAGGAGGCGCATCAGGGTCGACTTGCCGTCGCCGTTGCGCCCGACCATGCCCACCCGGTCCCCCTCGTCCAGGCCCAGCGTGACGTCGTCGAGCACAGTACGGGTGGCGAAGGAAACGGAGACATGTTCAGCGCCGAGAAGGTGAGCCACAGTCAATCCTTTCGGGGGTCAGGGTATGAGAGACAAAGGACGACGACGGGCTGCGCGTGGTTCACGCAGACTCAGCCCGCAGACGCGCCCCGGGGACGGGGCCGTGCACGGCGGTGGCCCGCCCGTAGCCCCGGTCCGCGAGCCGGCGGGCGAGGAGCGCGGCGGCCTCGGCGTCGTCGGCCAAGAAGGCCAGCGTGGGGCCGGAGCCGGAGACGATGCCCGCGAGCGCACCCTCCTCACGGCCCGCCGCGAGGGCGTCCGCGAGCTCGGGAGCGAGGTCGAGGGCAGCCTCCTGGAGGTCATTGTGCAAGAGGGGGGCCAGCGCGCGGGGATCCGCGCGGCGGAGGGCATCGATGAGGTCCTCGTCCACCGCCTGGGGCTCGGGGGCCGTCTCGCCGCGGGCGGCCCGAAGCTCGTCGAGACGGGCAAAGACCTCAGGGGTGGAGAGCCCACGCTCGGAGGGGACAAGGACCCAGTGGAGGGGGGCTCCCGCCTCGACGGGGCTGAGGCGGTCCCCCACGCCGAGGCCCGCCGCCGCGCCGCCCGCAAGGGCGAATGGCACGTCCGCTCCGAGGGTGGCGGCCATCTCCGCGAGGCGCTCCTCCGGGACGGGGCTCCCGAACCAGGCGTTGGCCGCCACGAGGGCGGCAGCGGCGTCAGCGCTCCCGCCGCCCATGCCCCCTGCGATGGGGACGAGCTTGCGGAGAGTGAGAGTGGCCTCATCCGAGCCGGGGGCTACGGGCTCCCCAGCGGCATCGGCGACGGCGTTCACGGCCCGGGCCGCGAGATTGCGGCCGTCGAGGGGGACGCCCGCGAGGCCGAGGCGCGCATCGGAAGCCGCGTCGAGGAGGAGCCGCGGGTGCGTCGTCGGCCGCCCAGAGAGGGTCACGGTCTCCTCCAGGGAGACGGCAAGGAAGAGGGAGGCGAGCGAGTGGTAGCCGTCCTCCCTGGCCGGGCCAACGCGCAGCCCCACGTTGATCTTCCCCGGCGCGGTCGCCGTCACAGGCGCGATGGCCGACACAGGCGCCGTCGCGGTGGCGGTGGCCGTCACAGGCGCCGTCGCGGTCGCGGGCGCACCCCGGCCGCCCGGCCCGTCCGTGAGACGGTTCTCCGCGATGGCCGCGAACTCCTCTATGGTCAGCGTCTCGCCGCGGCGGGACGGGTCCACACCCGCTGCCCGGAGAGCCTGCTCTGCGAGCACACCGGACCCGGCCCAGCCCGCGAGCGCAGCCCGCAGGGTCTTGCGGCGCTGGGCGAAGGCGGCGTCGATGACAGCGAAGACCTCTTCCCGGCTCGCCGACGTGGCGGGGGGCTCGCGGCGCACGAAGCGCACGAGGCCCGAGTGGATCTTCGGCGCGGGCCAGAACACGTTGGTCCCGATCACGCCGGCTTTGGTCACCTCCGCGTACCACGCGGCCTTGACGCTCGGTACCCCGTAGATGCGCCCTCCGGGGCGGGCGGCGAGGCGGTCCGCGACCTCGTCCTGGACCATGACGAGGCCGTGCCTGATCCCGGGAAAGCGCTCAAGCATGGTCAGGAGGACGGGGACGGCCACGTTGTACGGCAGGTTGGCGACGAGAGCGCTCGGCTCCCACGGCAGCTCCGTCACGGCC from Falsarthrobacter nasiphocae includes the following:
- a CDS encoding UDP-glucose dehydrogenase family protein; amino-acid sequence: MAEDSVKIAVIGCGYLGAVHAACMASLGHDVIGIDVDANKIARLQAGEAPFFEPQLNELLVEGQSASSLSFAHSSTHASEADVIFICVGTPQREGDYAANLDYLDAAFRSAAAVAKEGALLVGKSTVPVGTAERLRREIALTRPDLTVMWNPEFLREGHAVSDTLGPDRLVYGVANGDDEAVERLDAVYARLLSEGTPRLIVNLPTAELVKTAANSFLATKISFINAMAELCEASGADVTLLADAIGRDERIGRRFLNAGIGFGGGCLPKDIRAFSARAGEIGADEALTFLREIDLINLRRRNRAVEAIAAMCGGSLLGKRIGVLGASFKPESDDVRDSPALSIAQQLQLQGASVRVYDPEAMENASRRFPELRYVADWQSAVAGADVVAVLTEWTQFTELSPEALSTHVRSQALFDGRNAFDPATFREAGWVYRGVGR
- a CDS encoding glycosyltransferase, with protein sequence MKILHVVTLVTPDGELGGPLRVALIQLRELMRRGHEVLLVAGARGFEGELPREFHGVPVKLFPAVQVLPGAGFAGVSAPTMAPWLLANLSRFDAVHLHFARDLVLVPAAAAVLAARRKYVAQTHGMVVPNSKKSAKILDSVVVRRALSRADVVYALVETERAELLKVEPKAQVEVLPNGLDFDEPRPQANPAEKTDVLYLARLAPRKRPMDFVQAAKLLAADFPEWTFSLVGPDEGEVEAINRVLAADPALARRVRWEGPLAPDQTAGRMAQAGVYVLPAEREPFGMTIIEAQAVGLPVVMRSDCGIAPGIVNADAGVAYDGGAEELAAALRPLLSSPEARTSLGERAQQYVRSAFGVSSVVDRLERRYRS
- a CDS encoding DapH/DapD/GlmU-related protein, translated to MKDLRGFTGVGYDKGRSKLVQAAWLATQGAVLQHWWCPPKVRMSVLRMFGAKIGRDCLVRHRVRIHWPWKLELEDSVWIGEGAWILNLEPVRIGNNTCVSQEVFLCTGSHLFDHDNFEFDNAPITIGARSWLAARSTILRGVTVGDDVLVGAQALVVKDVPSGAKVLAPKADVREPKSTQA
- a CDS encoding DUF6504 family protein → MTAQTALNPGTARVWTSAAGAPSRLVWNGRRFVVVSKPIPWMARDAWWETAARAPMGEGAEMVNRPMWQVQARALEDGELLIFDLAVTQGPVWPVTGIFD
- a CDS encoding DNA polymerase III subunit alpha, which translates into the protein MERFTHLNVASAYSAHHGTSHPEALVEAAHAAGAEAAAITDRDGIYGAVRHIRACLAAGLAPVVGVNLQVRAEGELSEVSVLAHGQNAGAGWAGLVRLISAAHSPRRRGLRSAHGTAHRDAWITPEQAPLFLLGENGPTSTVLLGPRSEVGSAVLAGDPERARRLLSAWEARMPGGVALEVVCHYAKPGQSGSLQHAAAMARLAHSAGIPAVLTNAVRYLTPDDALTGDVLDSAAQLLPLGAYPPQPNGQAWLKPAGMMRRMAFQIAEYAGLGRQFAVDLLSRTEETAERCRLDPDADLRWRQPKVPELEVLGLAGQDPAQVLRQRCEAAVLERYPAAGGAELTRIRERLEMELSTIGGFGFETYFLTVAEVVALIRGMGVRAQARGSGAGSLVNYLLRIGSVDPLEHDLLFERFLGTARSTLPDIDIDIESARRHEVYRAVFERFGHHRTTLLSMQNAYRARGAVRDAGQALSLGEEQITQIAESLWRYNARDLRAALSTKPELRDVAAQIASEPRLDLLVDLSERLDRLPRHISMHPCGVILGDSTLLSVTPTQPSGIGLPMAQLDKDDIDDMGLIKIDILGVRMQSALAYAVGEIARVNGPEAAVAGGLPADAPYVSADGTVDLDSIPHDDEPTFQLIRSTHTLGCFQIESPGQRSLLGRLQPDQYEDLIADISLFRPGPMKSNMVAPFIRAKHSSRIPNVLHERFRPFLSESYGVVIYHEQVLRIFAETMDISLTEADELRRSLSREGERIEADFRARAGAKVDADGRRVYTDRDVESIWETLRSFGSFGFCKAHGAAFALPTYQSAWLKAHYPVEFLTGVLEHDPGMYPRRLLMAEARRMGIPILPLDVNRSLDRYRAESLGDAEGSKGIRLSLKDIKGIQAGEVQRLVAGQPYSSITDVYHRAQPSRPLMLQLAQLGAFDSLTSGDAQGARRGSAIAYVRQLTARSRVSRPQAPRDQLALLSERDLMDASIPDPSQEERTALELDLLSTEVSEHLIESYRPLLDELGVTRASELASLRHKSPVLVAGMRVATQTPPMRSGRRTVFISVDDGTGVIDTTFFEEAQERTGPVLFGTQLLLIQGTVSHLGERDTSILAEEAKDLKAVWAQWSALRRGRSDDQAAAYA
- a CDS encoding ABC-F family ATP-binding cassette domain-containing protein, producing the protein MAHLLGAEHVSVSFATRTVLDDVTLGLDEGDRVGMVGRNGDGKSTLMRLLAQRQTPDSGRVTHRGGLRVGYLDQQDVLDPDWTVRYALVGDAEDHEWASDARIRDIMNGLVAELDLGSRVGTLSGGQRRRVALARLLAGDHDVIMLDEPTNHLDIEGVAWLAQHIKKRWRANDGALLVVTHDRWFLDEVCTLTWEVHDGVVDHFDGGYAAYVLARAERDRMASVVENKRQQLMKKELAWLRRGAPARTSKPKFRIEAANEIISDVPDPRDSVSLRSMATARLGKDVFDAEDISLTLSGKTIFDNVTLRLAPGERIGVVGVNGAGKSSLLRLFSGEIEPDSGRIRRGKTVVPAVLTQEVRELDELKHLRVIEVIQRERQVFEIGGKEVSAGQLVEQLGFTREKQWTRVSELSGGERRRLQLLRLLVGEPNVLMLDEPTNDLDTDTLAAVEDVLDSWPGTLVVVSHDRYLLERVTDHQVALLGDGKIRGLPGGVDQYLQLRNEMEGVRAGSGSLRVMEGDDGAAGLNAAGSGAPASADAPKGGPSEAERRQARKDAAKLERQIAKTEAAEAKLHAELAELATGSDYEAINRVNAELRATEASREELELQWLEALETAGD
- a CDS encoding 4-(cytidine 5'-diphospho)-2-C-methyl-D-erythritol kinase, which produces MTATATATAPVSAIAPVTATAPGKINVGLRVGPAREDGYHSLASLFLAVSLEETVTLSGRPTTHPRLLLDAASDARLGLAGVPLDGRNLAARAVNAVADAAGEPVAPGSDEATLTLRKLVPIAGGMGGGSADAAAALVAANAWFGSPVPEERLAEMAATLGADVPFALAGGAAAGLGVGDRLSPVEAGAPLHWVLVPSERGLSTPEVFARLDELRAARGETAPEPQAVDEDLIDALRRADPRALAPLLHNDLQEAALDLAPELADALAAGREEGALAGIVSGSGPTLAFLADDAEAAALLARRLADRGYGRATAVHGPVPGARLRAESA